TAATCCTAGAAAATACCATGTGTGAGATAGTAGCTTACAATCAATAACCAATTTTTCTATGTAGTTGGAAATTACAagaaatataacattattacaGTAGGAAATATGTgtaatttgagaaagaaaaaaggTTTGTCAATATTTTAGATACAAACAAATGCACAATTAGACCAACTCCAACAAGCGCTAGAAAGGAAAAAAAGACAGTACCTCATCTTTTAGGTGTTTATTCGATTTCTTTTTCACATTGTCATCCTTTAAGCTAGATGCAGAAGGCCTATGATGAATACTTTTACGTTTTGGACATTTTTTATTGTCTTTCTTTCCATGTCTTTGGGAACCACTTTTTCCATTACCTTCATCACTTCTACATTTCTTCTTACCATCGCCTATATGGACCTTGcgttttctttttctctctttgaCATTGGCAGTGACAGTTTCGTTAGCAGGTTGTATATCTGAGATTCCATTACGATCAGGTAAATCTGGCATAGGATCCGGATCTGATCTTAAGTCCATCATCTCAGATGCTAACTCAACTTCAGGCTTACCCTCAATATCATTATCCACGCATGCCTTTTCAACAGCCTGGACTTGGTGAGTGCGCAAACGCTTTTTCTTACTAGATGATCTCTTCTTTCCAAGAATAGTACCCTCAAGTAATTGAGATTCCTTCCCATTGTTGTGTGATTTCGCAGCAGATTTCGATTTACCCGAGGTTACCTTTGTCCGTGCTGGTTTAGATTTGATATCCTGATGGTCCATGGGTTCATGGGAATCACTATTCTGACTGCAAGTAGGACACTTCCACTTCCCACTCGGAATGCGCTGACATTAATGAATTAAAGAGACAACAAAAGTACATAAGAggaaaaatcatttaaaaataaatcttttattgAAGAAGTTTTACCTTTAATGGAGGATTAAGACACTGAATATGGTATGTTCTAGGACAGCGATCGCAGCAAAGCAAATTTCCACCAAGATCACAGATTACACATTCAAAGTAGTactgaaaacaaaacaaacaaaagcATCACAAGCTCCATTTTCAACATATTGAATGAAGCGAGAAAAAAAATGTGAACAAGACTAACCCCATCATTCCCCTTCTTCTTGCGCTTGGAAGATGAACTGCTACTTGGGGTGGACTCCGAAGCAGAAACAGAAGGATTAGCTTCTTCCTTGGAATTCAATATATCTGCATCACCAGATGCAAGCTTTCttcttttatgttttgaaaCCGTATTCTTATTAAGAATTTTGCTAGATATGGAACTATTCTCCTTCATGTTGAAAATGCATTTATCATTTATCCCATAACAACTTCAGTAATTGACCGCAAATCTTTCCTGCGCATTaaatccttttttatttttccataaAAGCTTTAACCCTTCAAACTTGTACACCATTATTTAACATCAAGATCAATGACTGTTTCAAACTTagaaaaacctaaatcaattaCTTTCTATCTTCAGCTATAATCAAACAAGAAACAATCCCCAAATTGTCTAACCATCCAACTACATTGACATTAAAACCTACATTCACTACTAATAAACCACCATCAAAAACCTTGATACAAGATTGAACAAACAGGACAACAATCATATCATATCAATCTATCAATTAACCAACAATGACTTCATAACAAGCTACACCCATCTCATGAATCAGTTCAATTTGCATGCAGACTAGTAAAAACAACAGTACCCTTAAGAAAAACATACCAATCTCTATGAGGAATCGCAAATAGGACGATGAATGGAAGGAGATAATCaatcaattgataacttttgatAGCTTGAGATGAATGGTTGAAGTGAAATAGATGTAGAAAGCACCGATTAGGGCATCGATGAACTTAGGCGACCGATACGAGTCgcgaaaaagaaatataaatagagagagaaagagaaagtaaGAGAGAGAAGTATATACGGATTCGCCGGGGTCATAGGAAGACGGGGTTTTCACTGACACGGCAGCAGGAGTTGTGTTGTCGTGGGAGCCGGAAGAAAAGCATTCATCCAGTCCCACTTTGCCACGTGGAATCACAAGAACGCATGCCCaccaagatttttttttttttcattccttCTCCgcattcttctcttcttcctttctCTTTCCAATCGCCGCCATCAAATTAGGTGTTCTTGATTCTTATACCATAAATTCAAGatcccatattttttttttcagtttgaTTGAAATTTTAAGGTTAGATTTCATTGAAATGTAGCTTATTTTCATCATCAATTGAAATAAAGCTTTAGTCTTTAACAATCTGTTATAGGAAATTTATGATATGTTTTTGGTTACTTGTGATGATGTTTGTTCCCCTGTTTAGGAGTAAATCTCGACAGCTATTATTGTTTGCCAGAATTACcctttttagattttatttttcttcttctagtGAAAATAAGTCaacccattttaaaaaattaatttttgaagtttttttttaagtgggtttttattttattaaattattataatattttttatatttaaattttataaaagtaaaataaatgtatcgtgaaattttagtttataaattaagttggtgattttttttttaaataaataagaagatATTTGAGGATAATGTGTTTTaggaaatatatgttttattctatttttaaaagtatttaaaaagaaatttatttatcttgCTAACGTGGTGATATGAGGTAACAATATTAGATAAATCCACAAAGTCTTTAAAATTGAGTTTATAGAATTGTATCAATGCAtgtggaattttttttttattgataattggAGATCAAGAATtcaaatgtatgtttttatTGGTAAGCACATCATATGGGCAGCAGAAATCCGGAAAATGCACGAGAAAGGGCAGTTGGAGAAGGAGGTTGAGAGCTGCGAGCGAATGGAGGACGAAAACGGTAGTGACAGCAGTGAGTCTTTGAAGCTTGCGGAAATATACGGTTTGTACCCTCTTACAGGTGTTCGGGGAGTTGTAACTTCCACTACCAAAACgaaaacaaagaagaaaaataagacgaagagaaatatgataattatCAAGAACAAAGTAACAATGAGAACAAGTATGAATTTCATATTACCATATGAGTCTTGTTCATCAGAAATTTATCCggaaataaatatatgtatatttttgatattttttaaatacagaCACAAGATAATCAAGTGTCTTTatcttaaaagaaaaataaatcatagGAGTTCTTATTCTAACTAAATGACACATAAACCTAAAGtttcaaaactaaatttaatcataaatatatcTAAACTCAAATACAgtacttattattaataagtattttttaaatgatattggtaatttttaaagtattaataatgtttttaattttttttttgtaaattcatttatttttattagaattcatcattttagatttaaaattcCAATTGTTGTTGTTAGGAGATTTGTGGTAAGTGGTAACGCCTAGAGATGTAGGTGCATAGGGATAGGCTGATAGGGTGGtgaagaaattttattttaaaagtaattaatttttaaaattaatttaaatcaatttttagataaccattttatttaatgataaaaaatctCGTAATTTATTCTCTTCTAGTATTTTGTAAAAGAGAGGAGGAATCGAAAGGATAGATCAcattaaagaaattttaaattaatgtatataatttaaattaatttaaaaggagATAATGATTTTTAGAAACATAATTTCATACGTTATTTTGAGTTCGATATTTGGTGACACTCAGTAAAGGGTTTACGTGTTATGTCCTTTATGCCtgttaaaaaatagtatttcaaaaaaaattgactataataaaaaaaattatcctttttttgaaaaaaaatatagaaaactaGCATGACAATTTTTTAggtaatcttttatttaataataaaaaagatctCTAATTTACtcttttctttataaaataaattaatcgaATTTATAGAtcttattaaacaaattttaaaatatatattaaattaatttaaaactacatattaattttttgagtcctcacttaatttttttttaatcaagaaaatattttatacaaatgtaattatagagatttttttaagTTCGATGTTTAATAACACTCAGGCAAGGGCTTACGCATTATGTCCTCTATGTCTATAAAAAAACGATATTTCTTCACAAAAAAAACTggctatataaaaaaaaattgattcttTTTTGAAATAAGGAAAACTAGCATTACAAATTTTTAggtaattcttttatttaataatcaaaaatttcataatttactCTCTTCTCGAAtttcgtaaaaaaaattattctgacgtatagattttattaaacaaatttttaaataaatttaaaatgacatattaatttttagagTAGTcacttgatttttttaataaaaaaatattttacgtatataaatgtaattttataggTTCTTTTGAGTTCGATGTTTGGTGACATTCATGAAAAAATTTgcgtgatttttttttttgaattaagaaaaactaGTATGACATATCATAGTCATGGCTCTCCACTTTCATTCAAAAAAACTTCAGTTTGAATCAAATTCGTgacatgttattttttaagttgatTCTTTCTACTAGTCACTTTGGTGGGGTAAAAAGTTGAATTCTTACGTTTTATTTATCCAATTCTATTTCTAAATTCTAGACATTCGTTTAagtttgacattttaaattttaaaatgttaaataaatgtCAATATTTGTGATTGATGTCGAAAATTATAGAGAAAGgtacctaaaaaatataaattaataaagttagatttacaaaaataaattcaaacgaagtctttaataaaatatttttaatggttttatatatattttaatatttttaaaattattttagaatctttaaatgttaaaaaaccattaaaattaaaagaactAAAACAAACAAAGTGGACCGCCAATCAAAGGGGCGCGGTTTAGGACGCTTTGGGCTGACTTAGACACAGTCTGAAGTCTGAACTGGGATCAAATGGTTTAGCTGTTGGTCAACGCGGAACGAGGCGTGCACGGGTGAACCAGGGGAGCGCACGGGTGACTCGGACGTTGGAGGCCGAGTTTGACCCCTTTTCAACCTCCAGCCATACAAAAGCTGCAAGTTTAGGTCTTTGGCTAGGAGGCTCTAGTTGATTAACCAAATGCATGTCATTGAATTTATTGGTCACACTCCGAAGACGTCATTCAAATGTGAAGGACATCAACGGGCAGATATAAccatttttatagaaaaatttatttttcgaTTCAAGGTTTTAATTTGAGTGATGAGCTTTGGAATAGTTTCCTTAAGGTCATTGAAATTAAAACTAGTTGGACAAAACCAACTAGTTGTGAGTTTAAACGAATCTTAAAACTCAAATTCAAAACTTTTTTCTagagaattttatatttagtcAAACATGTTTCAGATGATGCCGAATCTGTTTAGAAATACTCCTAACATTATTTACAAATGATTGGACAACTTATTTGATCTCTATTCTTATCTAAAACTCAAGAccatatgtttaatttttttacttttaaaattgaaattggttATTTCAATTGGAGTTGactgatttaaattaattttgatagaaagtttataaataattttataatcaaattcaaatcaagaaattTAGTAATCATGCGATATCAAAGAACAAATGGACTGAAATATAAAATCTCAAGTTTTgttatatatgatattaataaCGACATAACGATGGTTTATAGTGAGTTGAAAAACACTCTTGAACTCTTGTTGAAGTTTTAGATGAACTAGAatatataagaatttttaagaagtaaaaacatttgaaattttttaaggACGAATTGAGTTTGATTGATTGAGACTTGGTTCCTGTTGACCTTCTTGGCCCGAAGGTCcctttttaaaactattttttagcTAGTTTGAGCCAGCAAGTGACCTAGGTCGATTCGATTTCGAATAAAAGTCATTAACGACCGATCACTTGCTCGATTGAATTTAACCTTCTCGACGAGTACGACAATTTAGGATTGTTTGAGAAATAATCCGCTTTCCTGGTGTTACCCTACCGTTTGCGTCCCTTGCCTTCGCGGGCTTATACCtcgtttgattatttttttttactttcttctctttattttttatatgtagatttttattacctgtaaaataaaaaaaaaataataattaatagacataaaaaattattttgtctattttatttatttattgtgtattttagaattttaaataattattttgaaattgcaatggttacaacattttttcaaataattgtttattttgtttaagccatattttaattaattttaaaataaatgaatataatatttttttaaatatttttttttattaatttggataGATGGATTTAACatttttccaaataaaattttaatttattttatatttaatgaatataacatttattcaaaatatttatttaattttatttaaattcactaatgagtttgtaattttaaaaaactattctgatttttttttttttaaattggatAAATCAAGTTCTAgtgtttataatatatagttgttattataaaattttattataattatttgttaattcacacttaaaatattttaaatgaaaatagaaattatAATTAGGTTGTACCATAGTTATgcaaaattttacattaaaagaaaaaagaaatatatattattatttttgttaagaatATTTGTTGTAGATCTTGCaaaatgtgatttttattttttttttgcttcaAATAGATACCCCTTAATAGAATGCAATCgtttcctttttatttatttaagcaATTCATCAATGAATCATTAAAAGTCCTTTTATGGAGAACAGTCAACATAACTTTgtttacattttatattaaaagtgtgaaattttttattattaactgactaaaatattgtaaaattttagattaaaaattgttgagagtaaatttttttatcccaTTTTTTAGCCAAACAAtttcaaatttggatttttgtAAATGCAAACCAAAATCATTTGGTGTTATCATATGCACTTGCATTGATcacttttttttacttttgaccATAATAAGCATGCTTAAAGATAATAAGCAAATTTGAGCTAATTGAACAAACTTTATAGGCATAACATAACTATGTATTGGTATATCATTAAAGCCACAAACTTTCTAACTTGTGGTAACATTTGGAATTTCcgatttcatttttttcaaaacaagatACTTACATTAAATTGACAGTAAAATCTTCATACATAACACACCTGGCCAACGTTTAAAAGGCTTTCATGTGGAATATTGAAAATGACACTATTTTCGCGACATATCTTTCTAAGGAGCGCATACACGTGATTCACAACAATTTTCTTCACAAAACTCGAACCGCGGCTCGCTCTCACCACCGTATTCCCAAGAATATGCACAACTCCGGCATCTCTACACCTCGACAACAACTCCATCTCGTCGAGCTCTCCCCCATGACTGTTTTCCTGCTCCCCCGTAGATGACAAAGTCACGATCGTGTCCTCAGCCGCTGACGAGACCATGAGATCCACGATTTCGTTTGCTTCTCTCGTACACTCGTGCTCGTTGTACACTGAGTAGTCCGAGTCTGAGCACGCTTCCATCTCCATCATCAAGTCCAACCTCACGAACGTGAATAGATTCTCAAAAAGTTTCTTCTCGAACGCGTCGTCTTTCTTGTGAAGGTCCTTGTACCCGTACCTCGCGACACATCGGAACATGTGGAAATTCTTGGGCCCGATCCGTTTCACGAGGAATCTTTCGTCCTCAGGGACCGTGTACACGGGGAGGTATTTCACGCAAACGAATACAACCACGGAATGAGTTGCGGGTAGGTTGGTTATCAAGTGGGAGAACATGCGGGGAACACCGCTCGCGAGTTCGGTGTACACGAGCCCGATTCCCGGGACTCGGACCAGGCCCAGACTCGGGCCGAGCCCGAGAACCCATGCCATTGAGACCTTGCTGTGCATCTCGAACTCGTAGCGTTTGAGCGTGCCGTAATGCCACGAGTACATGATGATGAGGAAGGCTGTCGCGATCACGAGTGGGGCCCACCCGCCTTGACCCACTTTGATTAGTACGGCACTGAAGTAGGTGCATTCGACAACGAGAGAAAAGGCGGTTATGAGGATGACTAAAATCCAATGCCATCGCCACACGAGAACCATGATTAGAATCATTAGAAGTGTGGTCACTAGCATGACAATCACAACCGCAGTCCCTGTTACAAACGATTTAATCAATCTTATGTAACATAggtaagaaatgaaaaaataaataaaaaaatttgaaggtAATTGAAATTGAAGCATTACATCTCCATTCACTTTCCACTacaatagattatttgaattaatccTAAACTCCATCAATTAATCAAGCCTTAAGTAATAACATTTTGGTCAAAGAATctgattatttcaaaaaatattccACATGAAACAAGCCCTTAGCAATATTACCACTAACTTGAAAAGGTATAGATCTGTTTTAATGTTTATAGTATTCAAATAAGGTTAGGATTGAGAAGTATATGTCCATCTAGTCTCAAATACCTTGTTTGACAAAAGGGTAATCCAAATAACCTCTTATCTCATCATCATTCAAATCGTTAACCCAAAAAGAACAAATGCCTACCTCTTAAAAAAGGTCTTAagtatcaaataaaaaaaatattttagccaTTTAGCCCatataatccactttttcaatTAACAAgctttttcccaaaaaaaaatcggattatttttaaaaggaaaaactATATCAAATAAGCTTAAACAAGTTTCAGAAAGAAGGTTTCTAGATACTTGTCTCATTCACTTTTACCACAGGGAAAAAAATAAggtaaacaataacaaatagcATTTACCATAGGCATTGCCAATttggttttgatttttgaatcCAGCTGTAACAGCAATGCAAAGAATCAACAGGATCCAATTAATGTCTGGTATATAAATCTGCCCCAAGAACTTCTTCGAAGTATGCACAACTTTTACTCTGGGAAAACATCCAAGAGCGTGGGCCtgttttattattgaaaaagtaGCAGATATAGTTGCTTGGCTGGCAACAATTGCAGCTAAAGTCGCCACGATGAACATTGGCCAATATACACTCTCTGCAGAATCAATATTATCATTGATGGTTGAATTGAACTATTGAAGCAGTAAAGAGAaggaaaaaacaaaatgaaggGTAGGAAAATATACCCGGGATGGATTTATAGAACGCATCCTTAACATGGTCCTGGTTTTTCATGATGTATGCAGCTTGTCCTGAATAAGCCAATAGAAGGCAAGGAAAAACCAACACAGTGAAAGCAAGCTGTATAGCCGCAACTGGAAAATGAGCTAGATCAGCAAAGAGTGCTTCTGTTCCTGTTGTGAGTGAAGTACCCATTTAGAAACAAAACAGTATGTCATCAACAGTTCTTCCAAATAACTGATTGTAAGagcttttttttatattgggttattttttattttttttatggaaaaatcttcatcccatcatcaatcaaatcatcaataaaaatagaaaattaccCTTAcaaaaggatattttagtaatttaactcaaataacCACTTTTTCAATGAACAAGGTTTAAATTTCATAacctagatttttttttttcaaatagtcctacatcaaacaagcttgtagacaaacaataataataatatattaccaGTGATGCTAAGCATGATTCCTCCAAGAGAGGTCCAGCTTTCTCTTCCTCCCCTTTTGAAATATCGGTATATATACACAGGTGAAAAAGCTCGTAAAACACTGCTACCATACTTCCAAATATTGTATATTCCAATACCTCCAATTGAAATAAACCAAACCAGTACGATTGGAGCAAAGAGCCACCCAACTTTATCAGTTCCATAGTGTTGCATACTAAACAAAGCAACCAAAATGACAACTGCAACAGTGATGACTACATCTGTTGcgaataaaataaaaccatttgTCAGCATTAAGTTTACATTTATTCAACTACAAGTTTTGGTTGGAACAGAAATTACCATTATTCAACTTGGGTTGGTTTACTTTTATACCACCAACAGCTGAAAGAACTGCAGAACACATCAAAATAGGAAATGTTAACAAATGAAAATGCACCAGGGTGTCCTTGAAATAGGTATGTATGTTATTGCGGACCTGATATAGCTGGAGTAAGGATTCCATCGCCGATCACCATGCAAGTACCAACAAGGACAAGAACAAGAAGCACATTCTTTGTGAAAGTATACCTTTCTAGCCATCTCTTGGTTTTTGCAGCACAGGAATGCTCGTGAATTGTGCTGCGACTATATGTTGTCAACTCCTCATCAGTTTTGTGCTGATTAGGAATTATCCTGATCTTAGCATGTCGACATAGCAGGGAGTAAAGTGCTAACGTTCCACCTGCCCATTGAAATATTAAGCAATTCATTTCTCGAATAATTTATGATTAGTTCtatgtaataatattaagaagCAGCAATCATATGTTTCCATAGTATACAcacacaataatttaatttaattttcaaataaggtCAATTTGATTAACAATGTGGCGAGAAGGCGACAAAGAGAAACCAAATAATCCcgaaaactaaataaaaagCAACTCCGTAATATTGCATGCCATGAAGGTTGCATACACCTTGTCAATGAAAGTGAGGACAATAAGGAAATTGCCTTTCAAACATGACACTAATCTCTTGGTCCTTTTATTCCATAAGGTTAACCAAATGATAATAGGAAATCAAGATGAATCCCTCAATCAATCCAAACTCCCAAAATCTGTCAATGAAGTAAGGCATAACCCAACTAAGGTTTAGAAGAATTCACAACAAATCCCAAAACTCTTTACTAAATGGGTGACCAAATAAGACATCGTTTCTGAAATGAGGAATAATTAGGGTTAGAATACCTAACCCTAGAATAAATTAACAAGGCTTCATGTTGAGTCAGTAAAGGAATAAGCTGGAAATACAACAAGTTATGCATTCGGTTATGACTTATGAGTAGCTAATAAGCAATCACCATTTTCTCTACATACTTTATGATCAAAGTGTAGAGCAAATgagaagaaatatataaaacaaaataccaATAAGCCACTAAACTTGTTCAAATGTAGCAAGAGAAAATGTATTTGCATGTGAGCAAACATTAAACTTTTCAATGAGGCAGCATAACAAAGTTGTGGGGATGCTGAAAGAATATAAAAATTGCTTTGATACCATTTTGAATATGTCTAGAGGAGAGAAATACAAGTTGTAGACAAGGatgagaaattatgaaatattgaGAGAAATCTACTCAAATATGTTGATTCAGAGTAGAGTGTGGAAGCAGAGTCCCAGACAATCTCACAACTTGGGCGTTGTGCAAAGAATGGGGCTTGGATCATGATCAGATGTTATCCACAACGCATGTTTGGTAGCAATTTAGTTGTTTAGGCTAGTTTGAcggatgattttttttttaaaacttgatGTACATTTTTTGCTT
This is a stretch of genomic DNA from Impatiens glandulifera chromosome 4, dImpGla2.1, whole genome shotgun sequence. It encodes these proteins:
- the LOC124933909 gene encoding potassium transporter 10-like, which produces MASRVEIDDEVENKGTMWDLEHNLDQPMDDEAGKLRNMHGEKKFSALLLVQLAVQSLGVVYGDLGTSPLYVFYNTFPHGIKDDEDVIGALSLIIYSLTLIPLLKYVFIVCKANDNGQGGTLALYSLLCRHAKIRIIPNQHKTDEELTTYSRSTIHEHSCAAKTKRWLERYTFTKNVLLVLVLVGTCMVIGDGILTPAISVLSAVGGIKVNQPKLNNDVVITVAVVILVALFSMQHYGTDKVGWLFAPIVLVWFISIGGIGIYNIWKYGSSVLRAFSPVYIYRYFKRGGRESWTSLGGIMLSITGTEALFADLAHFPVAAIQLAFTVLVFPCLLLAYSGQAAYIMKNQDHVKDAFYKSIPESVYWPMFIVATLAAIVASQATISATFSIIKQAHALGCFPRVKVVHTSKKFLGQIYIPDINWILLILCIAVTAGFKNQNQIGNAYGTAVVIVMLVTTLLMILIMVLVWRWHWILVILITAFSLVVECTYFSAVLIKVGQGGWAPLVIATAFLIIMYSWHYGTLKRYEFEMHSKVSMAWVLGLGPSLGLVRVPGIGLVYTELASGVPRMFSHLITNLPATHSVVVFVCVKYLPVYTVPEDERFLVKRIGPKNFHMFRCVARYGYKDLHKKDDAFEKKLFENLFTFVRLDLMMEMEACSDSDYSVYNEHECTREANEIVDLMVSSAAEDTIVTLSSTGEQENSHGGELDEMELLSRCRDAGVVHILGNTVVRASRGSSFVKKIVVNHVYALLRKICRENSVIFNIPHESLLNVGQVCYV